In the genome of Aedes aegypti strain LVP_AGWG chromosome 2, AaegL5.0 Primary Assembly, whole genome shotgun sequence, the window GGAGCGTGTCCGCCGTGCACATTTGAACGATCTGGAGAACATCCTGCCCTTCTTCATCATCGCTTTCCTGTACATGTTCACCAATCCGAGCGTATTCGTGGCCACCAATCTGTTCCGGGCGGTTGCCCTAGCGCGAATTGTACACACCCTGGTCTACGCGGTGTTCGTCATTCCTCAACCAGCCCGCGGACTTTCTTGGATGGTGGGCTTCTTCAGCACGGGCTACATGGCCGTCAAAACGATTCTGGCGTTCCTCTAGATTAGTGGTGCTCAACCTGTGGGCCGTGGCTAAAGTATGCGGTCCGCGGACATTTTTAGATATATGAAAATGGataatcaatttttaaaaatgaataCGTGGTTTTCTTCTCATCTTGACGTAACGTCCCTGCtggaacagagtctgcttctcagcttagtcttctttctaagcacttgcacagttattgagggagagctttctttgccgattgaccatttttgcatgtgtatattatgtggcagatacgatggaactctatgataaatttgaacaattttcagaTATAAATTCTGACTCTTCTTCCATTCTATATGTTCAACCATGTTGTCTCCAATTCTGATCAAGACTCACATTAAATTGATATTCTCACAACTCgaattcttgaaaatcactataAAAAGTCGATTGTTCGGAAGTTCATGAATTAGGGACAAAACATCTTATTTCTTATTTATTTGGAAAGTatggaaaagtattgtaaaatattgaaaattcagTGAAATTAAAACCAGTGAACACAGGATATTTTACCATAATGTTTTTCTCTAGTGAGTAGCTAAAACCATAAACTTGGTGGATAGGTGAGTCGTGCTTCTGCAATGTTTGGGAACCTATACTTTAGACAGAGAGTGAACCTTCgtatagaaaataaaaattaaacgatttcaaGCGCGAAACGGACCTGAGTAAAATCGTAAACATTTTCATACCGTGACGACAGCCATGAATAACTAATAACATCGAATGACGAAGCTCCAGCAGGACCCACTGCTGGATGTGTGCGTTGTCCATTCTGAGCACGTTTTGCAAATCACTTTGAAATGTATAATGGTTTTCTTTTGGATTTGGAGCGACACATCgttgaaaattgtttaaagATGGAGGCTTTTGTCCTGCATGTTTTGAAAGTTACAGTTGGCGTGACGCTAATTGGTTGGAAGCGTGGCTGGTGAACGAAATTGGGGAGGTGTGGTTAGCTGTAAAAATAGAGAGGCAGATAACAGCTATCTCTCCATGCAGGGGGCTGATAGGTACCACTCACACGAAGAGCCACGTTATATCGGATGTATATGCTGATTCGTTTCAACTCGGTAGCATATAGTAATTGGGCGGttataatttctaaaaaaaattaaaatccaatCGCCCGTATCACACTCTATTTAGCTTTATATACATGCATTTGTATACCAAGAGTTGGAGGACTTATGAGTTTTGCAGAAAACGTGTGTAAGCTGGtgggatttgaattcaaaactagTAAGTTTCTGAGCTATTTGATTATCAAAATACTCAGTAGCTTAGTTGGTCTTAGTACTCGTCTAGCATCCAAGAATCGGGGGTTCAAGTCCCGCCAGGTAGTGGCCAGGTTTAAGTTAAATTTTAGTGGATTTTtgttatccaaacttttttcaaGACTGCCTATAAATAATGCATTCTTTTATATCTCTCATTCTTCCAGGTACGAACTCATTTCCATGGAAACTAGATCTCGGTTAACCTAGGTTGGTATATATTTCGAAATCTGAGATAATATGATAATTTGCTGCTTACAACAGCAGCTCAATCCCATCGAACCTCAAACCTTCTTGGAAATATTCACAAAACAAACCTCTTTTTCTTCAACAGCTTAGGTTGCTTAGAAAGCTAATTTTCCTAATCCCGAAAATTCTTCTTTCACGCTCCATTGTGGAGCAGTATCAGTTCGTCCCGAAACTTTGGTGATGCGATGCCAGTAAATAAACCCAATAACTTCATTCCACTAAGTAGATAATCTCCGCTTCAATCCACCGGAATCTCTCCCTGGGTGCCGTTTTTCATCCGTTACTACGGAGACGAAAGCATTCTTCTTacgaggacgacgacgacggtgttACCGATCTAGGGCAgcttgcagcagcagcagcatcagcaGCCATAACCCTAATAAATCTCTTTCATCGCACCCCACGGCTGAAATCGGATCCGAAGGTCACACGAGCGCCGAACGACAGCAACGGAGCCCGGAGCCTCGTCGGTCACATCCATTTCGATTTCGTGCCCCAACCGGTTGCTGGCTCAAAATGTAGCTAACGATCAACACGGAAAAACTCGGCGAAAATTTCTAATAGCTCCGCGTCGTCGTTCGTCCGACAAGTGAGTGCGGAGAAGATAAATTTTTATCTCAGCGCGTCGAATGTATGGCACTTTGAGTGTGAGTTGTGTGGTTGGTTGGCGCTAAGGGTATGTGGTATTTCGAATGGTTCCGACAAAACGAAATATTGTCAAAATCCTCGaaatttttcgtttcgcggccttgcggttagtgttgcactattgattattggcaacaaactttgaaaaaatcataaaatgttgACCcttttcttatctaaccaatcacgttcaagcacatttttgggttcCGCTTTCCAATATAAAAGCACAccggtccctgcttcttccctcagatCATCTTCAGTATCGATCATTCTGCGTCCGACAGTCAATCTGATCGAAAGTGTTAGTTGCGCGATTTAAATCGTTTTTGGCTTCTGCGTTTTGCGCAGTAGTGCCAAGCCATCCCGCGTCCCTGCGGTCTGTCCCCCGCAGTTTGTCAACCTCATCGGTTTGGCAAATCATCGGGCGTTGTTGCACCAACCGACAGCCAGCTACCAGCGGCCCATGACAGTTGCTGCGATGGGTCTCAACCACCAACAGaagtaggctgaccatacgtaccgtatttaacggtACAGTACCGTTTTTCCTACCCGAACTAACTGCTCCGTCGTATTATCAAAAATGCTtaaattgtcccgtattttaggaAGTGGATGATAGGGCAACATATTGAAtaacaattgaataaaaaatatcagcaaTCTAGCAAATTGCtcttaattaattttgaaaatattataccTTAATCATCTGTCTTCTACTAGTTATCAGTTTCTCATTCACAATTAAACTTGATGCGTAGAGAGCATATGCtcgtgatcatttttttgagtttgtgctcaaaattatgaaaatttttgactgattttccaaaatttgggccttattaaatatttgttttagagAGATGGTGATTGAAACAATACCTCTCACGACAAGGACCTAGGATCGAATACCAAAACCGTTTATTCCGAGATAAATTAGCCCAGGGTTATGaaggattatgattttttaaatattaaccCTATCTTTTCCATAATTCCGCCTATTTCCAACGAACACTAGCTGAATCGAACTAGTACGATTTCCTCAATAGAGATTGGAATGAATATATACACTCATTTGTCTCACTAGACATAAAAAAGTGACCCAACGaaaaaaactattgataaaaaatcaactaactatttgttttcaatgaaaataaaaaaaagattttgaataatgttgatttgaTAGATTTAATTCGTTTTTccaatctatcttctaaaaccTATAGATCTTGTCAGATACATTATCTAACAATCATTTTGAATTACATAAAAGGACGATTTAACTATTGCTTTTgacagtgttgttcagactcatttccccgaaaataacattttccgaactacgaagccacgaactactacaaccatgctctatcctcctaagatagaaaagcagatggttaagcttgagtactgcacacaaaattgatcaattttgatcccagagagctacaattcaagtttcggtgaaatgagatgagtgagtgagtgagtgcgaatcatttcaccgaaacttgaattgcggcccaccgagatcgaaactgacggatcccatgtgcaacactcaagcccaaccacctccccctccatctcaggaatacaacgcacagttataactgttcatggcttcacaattcgaatttcggggaaatgagtctggtcaacactggctTTTGATTATTTAGACTGACTTTTGAAAAGAGTGgattgtttcaaagaataagaACAATCTACGTATGGTATGGTCGTTATAATGAAAACAGGTCCATCTTATTTGCCCAAGGGGTAAATTTCTTTAACCTAGAATGAGAAAAAATCGCATTAAAAGttataaataattttcttggaaatggaatttcttcagaacgctatttttcagaaatcatcatgtgaatttctagtttctgaactatttttaaatgaaacatAAAAAGATGTAGTCTTAATGTTTTTTCTTTTTCGtgggcattacgtccccaatgGCACAGAGCCTttacagctattaactgagagcttgtcatttttgcattcgtatgtcCTGTGGCAAGTATGAAGATACTATGCCCTCGGAAAACTCCATTACGATAAGATTTTGGATTGACTGAGAATCGAATCCGGATAATCTCaacatggctttactttgcagCCGTGAACTTTACCGCTGGGCTAAGGAAGGGCTATGTAGGTATTCTTTGAGagcattatttacatttttaagAATGTCCCGTATTTGTTCctcatttgtcccgtttttatttGGTaagcttatggtcagcctagaCAGAAGGCGCCGTCCGTCTCCAACCAACATTGCCAACCAGCAGCCCAGTAGCTCCCAACGGCCGCGTAAGGACAAATCGGATTTAACCGATTCGAATGCCAGATTATTGGAGCGAAACAGGATTGCTGCGAAGCTAGTAGACCCGAACCCTCCTTGAGCACACGCTTTGAAGGCTCCGCCAATTTTGGCAGTGGGGAAGGATGTTGCAGTGCTTCGAAACGAGCTTGCAGCCAAGCATATCTTCCCGCTGTTCAAGCTATGTAGCACCGGCATGAAGATTATCTGCACCACCAGCGCTGCTATCAGGAGGTAAGCCAGCACCTATCGGAAAGGCGTCGGGAGTAGCACACCCACGAGGTGCTCCTCCGCGGCTTGCCGGAACACCCCCCAAATCATCAGCGAGCTGAGGCTGGTCAAGCTAAAGGCCCCAGAAGGTGTTCCCTATCATCTCGGCGAGATCAGTTGTACCTGGTGCTTTTTGCAAAAGGCTCCGTTTCAATGGCGGGCGTTGCGAAGGTCCGGCACCTCTTCCAGATGGTGGTAGCGTGGGAGAAATACCGGTCAAAGAAGAAGGATGTCACGCAATGTGGCAAGTGCCTTGTGTTCGGCCAGGGGGCAAAGAACTGCCACATGGTCCTACGATGCGGCAAGTGCGCTGGCGCGCACCTGACAGGTGATGGTCCGCAAACCATCCTCGCGAAATATGGACCGGAAAGCTTGCTCGTTAAAGAGCAAAAACCGGGAATCACCCGTCTTCCTAGCCCCTAGCCCAAGAAGGTATCGATGTAGCTATAATTGCGGAGGCGCAAGTCAAGGATGTTAACGTCTTTCTTCCCGACTTCCGGCTCGTAAGGTTTGACCAGTGTGGGTCTGAACGAGGAGGCGTTGGTTTTCTGGTGCCGTTGGTTTTCTGGTGGAAATCTCCATCACCCCAATCAAATTCATTGCGGCCTGCCCGAAGCAAACTGCCATCATCGACGGGACATCGGTGGCCCTAAAACAAGACCGCATCAAGCTGACTCGGCGGCAGGGGCAGTTCATCCTGGCTGGCGACCTGAATGCAAGGCACGAGGCATAGGAAAACACCAGGTGAAAGGAAATGGCCTCACCCTACAATAGGACCTGGAGGAAGGCCGCCACACCATCCTGAGCCCAGATTCGTCCACCCGCCTGAGCCGGACCTTGGACCTCTTTGACCAACATGGACGGCAACATCTCCCAGCCGGTCGCTCATCAGGATCTCAGCTCGGACCACTACCCGGTGGCGGTCGAAGATGGTTCCCTGGTCAACCGGCATCGAGACACCCGGCGCAACTATCATCGTCGACGCCAATATCAGATACGAGTATTCCCTGGCGTCCATTGAAGACGTCGATCGGCAGCTGCAGAGCATTGAAGTGGCCATCTCCGTGGCCCGAGAGCAGCACGTACCAAAATCTGGTTAGGTGAGCAACACCCTTTCTATTGATTGAGTTACGGAAGATCTTTAAAAACCAAACCCAGGCTAATTCCACCATTGATCCCACTAGACAACGCCGACTCTAAGGATCGCCTGATAACCCCTGCTGAGATAGGTCGGCATTTCGTCAGCTCACACAGCATCCATCGAAAAACTCTCACATGCCCCAGGCGTGTGGTCGGCCCCAAAATGAGAGTGACGTTGAAGAGACTAATTGCAGCCAGATCGAATAGATCAAAAGGTGACGCGAAGGCGTAGAGGCATCAACAAGCCATCTGCCtcctgaagtaataccatgaggtagttccagGAGGACATCGGACTTGTAGGCCAAGCCAAAGAAAAGTGGCGTGGTACAGAGTTGTTTTCcgcttttttttctctgttaccGCACTCGAGACGTGCATCCGCAGTAGACCGTTGAGTAATAGACCGTTAAGTGAGAAACACAGAGCCTAAACCTCATGTGCTCCCCAGATAGCCGGGTTAGGTgaaagtttctagctttgctagaagtgcgaaaattctatacaaaaaaaaatcgagggcTAAACATTTCTAGCCCACATGAAGCTGCTGTCTCTGAACATGCAGCTAGCTTACATTACGATCTACcaacgacttctcggaggagttgGAAATCACTGCTGAAGAATGGCTGGCCTATGTCAAAACATCTAAAAACATGCAGGCCCCAGGTTTCGACACTCTGAACTTGGAGTCTCCAGTTCTATCGACATCTGGTTCCGACTTAGCTACTTCCCTTCGCCATGAGAGTCAGCAAAAGTCATCCCAATCAGGAAACCAGGAAAGGATCCGTCTTCCTCCAAAAACTATCGCCCCATCAGCCTTTTTTCAGGGTTATCAAGGCTTTTTGGAAAAGCGATCAACAAACGGCTGCTTAAACGGGCTTAAACGGCTAAGAACggattaaaatggcttaaaacggcttgaaacgtctTAAAATGGTCTCAAATTGTTGCAAATGGCCCAAAATCTAATTGCTCAATACGGCTTAACATGGTTTTAAACTGCttgaaatggctcaaaacggcttaaaatggcttaaaacggcgtTAAACGGTAAACGGCCTAAACGGCGTTGAACGGTAAACGGCCTGAAACGGCTTAAAGGGCCCAAAATcacttgaaatggcttaaaacggcttaaatcgaTTTAATATGtttgaacggcttaaaattgctataaacggcttaaaatggctttaaatggcaAAACGTCTTTAAACGTCTAAAACGgtataaaatggcttaaaatggccccaaattacttaaaatggcccaaaatcacttgaaatggctaaaaacagcttgaaacggcttaaaacggctaaaaatggctaaaaacggcttaaaatggttttaaatggcttaaaacgccTATATACGTCTAAtacggcataaaatggcttaaaatggccccaaattacttaaaatggctaaaaacagcttgaaacggtttaaaatggctcgAAACGTCATAAAATATCTCGAAtcggcttaaacggcttaaaatggcttaacacGACTTGAAACGGCTTTAAAAGGTTAAAAACGGCTTAAGATAGCTTAAATCGGCTTATAACGGCTAGAAACGActaaaaacgacttaaaacaacTAATAACGGCTTTTTCATCTTGGCATCGACGTCCTCACGaagacagagcttgcttctcagcgtagtgttcttatgaacatttccacagttattaacctagagctttcttcgccaaagttgccattttcgcattcatatatcgtggtgtcggattcatagtgatcgggaagcagatgaagcgtgttatgaggtggaaaccgattaatgaacgaatctgcgtattgagaatacggggcaaattctttaactacagtctgatcaacatctatgcgccgacaaacgataaacccgacgacacgaaggatgcgttttacgattgtctcgacaagacctacggagagtgccaaAAACATGACGTGAAAGTTGTTATCGGGGATGCCAACgctcaggtcggaagagaggatttTTCCGCCCAATAATTAGtacggagagccttcactccgccaccaatgacaacggcctaaggctaataacttttgctgcagctagagggatggccatcagcagcacctactttgcacgcaaagacATCCGAAAGCACACCTGGATGCATCCAAATGGTGAGCTCTGCAACCAAATAGATTACGTTTTGGTGGAAGGTCGGCATTTctcggatgtcatcgatgtgaggacctttagaggcccaaacatcgactctgatcactatctcgttgttagtaaaattcgtgcacggttgtctaccgtggcgaacacaagaacacagcgaccgttgcgtttcaatatccagcgcttatcaacagaaggtgtagcagacgagtaccgcaggaagcttgatgagcggataaggCGACAACCTCAACATCCAcggtgcgatgagcacagcagcgcgagaggtgataggtactgctcagagacgacccagaaatggttggtttgatgaggagtgccagaatgtgacggatgagaagaatgttgccagaagccagatgttagtgtctggtacccggcagaatagagagcggtacaaggaaactagagcagccgagaaacgaattcaccgcagGAAGAAAAGGCAGaatgaagaagacatcattactgaggcgcaaaacagcatcgaacaaaacgatatgcggagattttacgaaactgtcaatagcgtacggagaaaaactgcgccgtctcccgtcatgtgcaatgaccgcgaaggtaacttgctgacagaaaaaatcttggtggctgccaggtggaaagaacacttcgagcaattgttgaatggagagAACACGAGCGAGTCTGAGAACAGAATAatcatcagcaacgatggacaagctgtggagcccccgacgctagatgaggttagaagagcgattaaggagttgaagatctgtaaggctgctggaaaagacgagctcccggccgaacttttcaagcacggtagtgagcagctgtacgaaatactgcaccgtactctgttaaggatatgggaggaaaaagaattgcctgctagctggctggagggcctcatcagccctctgtataagaagggccacagattggagtgcgccaattaccgaggaataacgctcctcaattcggcgtacaaaataatgttgcgtgttctgttcaacagattgagaccgctggaggagtccttcgtcggcgaataccaagctggttttcgtgagggccgagcaacgacggatcaaatgtttaccttgcgacaaatccttgataagttccgggaatacaacttgaagactcaccatctgttcattgatttcaaggcggcgtacaaTTCAGCAAAtagaaatgagttatggcagataatggtagaaaacggttttccggcgaaactgattagactgattcgtgcaacgttggatggatcgaaatcaagtgtgcgggttgcggatgagacttcaacctccttcgtaaccttaaatggattgaagcaaggagatgcgctttcgaaccttttgttcaacattgctctcgaaggagctataaggagagcgggcgtgcaaagaagcggtaccatcgtcacccggtcgcatatgcttctggttttgcggacgatatcgatataatcggaattgatcgtcgagcagtagaagaggcattcgtgccttttcaaagggagacagcgaggattggacttaccgtcaacaccagcaaaacgatgtacatgatcgctggtagacagcgtggttccaatcgtgacgttggaagtgaagtggtgctgggtggtgaaaaatttcaagtagtggaagaatttgtgtatcttggtactttagtgacttgcgataatgatgttacccgcgaggtgaaaagacatcttgcagctgcgaatagggctttttacgggctccgtaaccagcttaagtcccgtagcctgcagacgaaaacaaaattcgcgctatataggacacttatccttccggttgctctatacggccatgaatcctggacgttaaaagaggtcgaccggaaagcgtttggagtgTTTGAGCGTAAAGTTCTGCGAACAATACACGgtggtaaacaagaaaatggcatctggcggcttcgcatgaatcatgagttgtaccaagtatataaagaagtggatattatcaagctcataaaacacggcaggctgcgttgggctggtcacgtggtacgaataCCGGAAGAACGACaggcaaaaatattattcagtagagaacccggacgaggccgtcggcttcgtggtaggccgcgcacacgttggctttttgttgttgaagaggacttaagggcacttaacgttcagggcgactggaagcgattggctcaggaccgagcccagtggagaagaattatccattcggcgtagattcaacgtagcgaattgtagcccatcaagtaagtaagtatatcgtgtggcaggtacgatgatactctatgcccagggaagtcaaggaaatttcctttacgaaaagatcctggaccgaccaggattctaacccagacaccttcagcatggctttactttgtagccgcggcctCTAATCACTTGGCTAAGGAAAGCTCTTaataacggcttaaaactgctaaaaacggcataaaactgcttaaaacagcttaaattggcttaaaacggctaaaaactgcttaaaacagCCAATTAGGTTGGTTTATAACGGCATAAAACggccttaaacggcttaaaatggcttaaaaagcttgaattggcttaaaacggcattcATTCGGCGGTTATTCAATCGTGCACCAATTGACTCGAGTAACCGATATTCTCAAGCGAAACAAGCCCCTCGCCAAATCCTCTGCCATGGCGTTGCTGGATGTTGAAAAAACATTCGACAACGTTAGATGGCCTAACTGCACCGATACAATCTTCCCACTTATTTGgtgaaatcatcaaaaactatCTATTTGAGAGGTCGTTAAGGTTTTCCATCAATGGAGTCACCAAGTCAACAAATGTAGGGGTATATCTGGTCAATTGTGggccagttttaaatgcaacatcaatACATATCCTTTCACCTCATTGGTCGGCAATCTGAAGTGGCAGGCGCTATTGTTGTGAGCTGTGGAGCAAGATCGgtaccagtgaggacgtaatgtcaataagaagaagaagaagaagaagaagaagaagaagaagacgaaagAGTAGCAACCACGGCGGCCAACCAAGCTCAAGTATTGTATGAAATACCTACTACAGTGCGACTACAACAatgttaaaattttcatataccGGTTTGTTTCAAATCGACTTTGAAAATGcacatcgcatacccttatttgGAGCCACGCGCGGCAAGGCATGCCCGAAAGGCAATTTAGTGGTTCCATTTGGTTCGGTGCGTTTGTCGGTGTCGAACAAGAaggcaaagttttttttttgtctgggAGCCTTTTTCCCCTCAGTACATAGCTAGATGGTCCTCGTATCCTTTCGACCTCAGTTGAAAGCCATACCAGTGGTAACAGGGAGCAGAGTAGCAACAACATGAGGGCAACTTTGCTTAATGCTTTCAGCGGGTATAGACAGTAAACATTTATTATCTATTCATCTTCATCTTTGGCAGTCAGACGAGCGTGGCAGAGAGCAACCCTTTTTATGGGAAAAgctgtaaaaataaattttccattAGTCGGAATCTGGGGTTGGGATGTGTTTGGCGATTTCGGAGATATGGGAGCAGTCGAGGAGGAAAAACAGTGCTGTGTGTGTTGAGTTTGTGTTCCTGGAGTGGAATATTTGGGACAGGTCAGAGGTCATGTGATGCTTTCAGATATGGAGTGGTATAGTGGCCGGTGAAATAAAAGTCTCTTTGgtggtatatatatatatatatatatatatatatatatatatatatatatatatatatatatatatatatatatatatatatatatatatatatatatatatatatatatatatatatatatatatatatatatatatatatatatatatatatatatatatatatatatatatatatatatatatatatatatatatatatatatatatatatatatatatatatatatatatatatatatatatatatatatatatatatatatatatatatatatatatatatatatatatatatatatatatatatatatatatatatatatatatatatatatatatatagaattGATTTATATTACTCTGGTCATACGCAActataaaaattgttttagcTAAAATGTGCTTTGAATTGGGAGAAATTAAAGTAAAGAAGTGTGCAGTGCATAGAACTGCATAGAAACAGCctcagtaccgtaaattcgggtgaaattgatcagttttcACCGTTTTTCtgatctgttttctataatgttgtcaatttcaatcaactgaatgcaggaaaacaagtacggcGGTGAGCCTTATTGGCTCATATAACGAAATTGTCTATTAAATGTGATTTTGGTGCTAAAaattatctctaaaataaaaaatcaggggatcccatttcggggtgaaattgatcacttatcaaagtgattgTTGTTAGTGTTGAAAACAACTCTACTTATCAAATTtgggctccctgaatccgaatatgcttaccaaattcttaacaatgcaatattaaCGGAGATAattcataattaaatttcaaaagtaccgcgtaaaacgcctaaatgtaggcaatttctaaACGAATTTAGAACTAACTAACAGAAATCCTATTATTTTAACCaaatgagcgaattggtacgaatttcgattataaaatctgttttggggaaatattttaaatatccTCAAAAACTTTCACGCTGACACCATGTTCatatccttgtttagaactagaagtttatggaagtCTGCCAATGCCTCATCTTacatcgtccccttgatgctacaactagataacttgatatttgaaatttttgacttcaatatgtcaaaacattagtatcaattagatctgcaaaatatccacagctcATAAGTGTGTGATTGAAAATACATAAGTTGATATTTACTTTCCAATCAAATTCTCTGCGATAAGCCATCACCTTGTACAACGAGcatattttcaaagttgcacatctcaaaattttgattttcgagttatctagttgtagcattaaggggacgacaTGATTCTGCATTTTCacaatattttcatagaaataagcaTTCTTCAACTCCTAAAACTTCATAACACACTATTTGACCATTGCTAAGACTAACAACGTTCGTTTACTACAGTTAACA includes:
- the LOC5572935 gene encoding microsomal glutathione S-transferase 1; translated protein: MSNFFDTIDPTIFRSYIFWCSVLGLKMLVMSVLTGMKRHAKKAFANPEDAPKGVKVVTNDPDVERVRRAHLNDLENILPFFIIAFLYMFTNPSVFVATNLFRAVALARIVHTLVYAVFVIPQPARGLSWMVGFFSTGYMAVKTILAFL